One genomic window of Thermococcus indicus includes the following:
- a CDS encoding RuvB-like helicase has protein sequence MPVIEEVTAPRSFERIGSHSHIKGLGLDESGKAKFMADGMVGQVKAREAAGIAVELIKRGKLAGKGILLVGPTGSGKTAIAMGIARELGEDVPFVQIAGSEIYSAEVKKTEFLKEALRRAIGVRISEERKVYEGEVREIRINRTRHPFNPYVEVPESVVITLRTKDDEKTIRAGREIAYQLMEMGVEEGDVIQIDAETGRISKIGTTKEEEGLFFKRRVNLPSGPVLKIKEFTYTVTLHDLDVANARGNIFGLLFSTGAEISDEIRQRVDETVKKWIEEGKASLVPGVLFIDEVHMLDIEAFSFLARAMESELAPILILATNRGRTKIRGTDLEAPHGIPIDMLDRLLIINTEPYRKEEIREIVKIRAREEKIEVSEEAIEYLAELGERTSLRYAVQLLAPASVLAKGGMVEKEHIERAKEYFADLRRSMEFVEKLEGMLR, from the coding sequence ATGCCAGTGATAGAGGAAGTGACCGCACCGAGGAGCTTCGAGAGGATTGGAAGCCACTCCCACATTAAGGGACTCGGTCTCGACGAGAGCGGGAAGGCGAAGTTCATGGCCGACGGAATGGTCGGACAGGTTAAGGCTAGGGAAGCGGCGGGGATAGCGGTCGAACTCATCAAGCGCGGCAAGCTCGCCGGCAAGGGAATCCTCCTCGTCGGTCCAACCGGAAGCGGCAAGACGGCGATAGCCATGGGCATAGCCAGGGAGCTCGGCGAGGACGTTCCCTTCGTCCAGATAGCCGGCAGTGAGATTTACTCCGCCGAGGTCAAGAAGACGGAGTTCCTGAAGGAGGCCCTGAGGAGGGCCATAGGAGTGAGAATAAGCGAGGAGAGGAAGGTTTACGAGGGTGAGGTAAGGGAGATAAGGATAAACCGTACCAGGCACCCGTTCAACCCCTACGTCGAGGTTCCCGAGAGCGTCGTCATAACCCTCCGCACCAAGGACGACGAAAAGACGATTAGAGCCGGGAGGGAGATAGCCTACCAGCTCATGGAGATGGGCGTTGAGGAGGGCGACGTCATACAGATTGACGCTGAAACCGGAAGGATTTCGAAGATAGGCACCACCAAGGAGGAAGAGGGGCTGTTCTTCAAGCGCAGAGTGAACCTGCCGAGCGGCCCGGTTCTCAAGATAAAGGAGTTCACCTACACAGTCACTCTCCACGACTTGGATGTGGCCAATGCCCGCGGAAACATCTTCGGCCTGCTCTTCAGCACAGGGGCGGAGATAAGCGACGAGATAAGGCAGCGCGTTGACGAGACGGTCAAGAAGTGGATCGAGGAAGGGAAGGCCAGCCTCGTTCCGGGAGTGCTCTTCATAGACGAGGTTCACATGCTCGACATCGAGGCGTTCTCCTTCCTCGCGAGGGCAATGGAGAGCGAGCTGGCGCCGATTCTCATTCTAGCGACCAACCGCGGAAGAACGAAGATACGGGGCACCGACCTTGAAGCCCCGCACGGGATACCCATCGACATGCTCGACAGGCTGCTTATAATCAACACCGAGCCTTACAGGAAGGAGGAAATCAGGGAGATAGTCAAGATAAGGGCGAGGGAGGAGAAGATCGAGGTCAGCGAGGAGGCAATAGAGTACCTCGCGGAGCTCGGCGAGAGGACCAGCCTGCGCTACGCGGTACAGCTCCTCGCGCCCGCGAGCGTTCTGGCAAAGGGCGGAATGGTGGAGAAGGAGCACATCGAAAGGGCGAAGGAGTACTTTGCCGACTTGAGGAGGAGCATGGAGTTCGTGGAAAAGCTGGAGGGCATGCTGAGGTGA